A window from Candidatus Nitrospira neomarina encodes these proteins:
- a CDS encoding formate--tetrahydrofolate ligase, which yields MSHSSINLDIANRIPLQPIAEVAWEKLQLDASQIELYGRYKAKIPLASLPPFPNKPESKLILVTAMSPTTAGEGKTTTLIGLVDGLNKIGKRAVAAVREPSLGPCFGMKGGGCGGGHAQVVPMTDINLHFTGDFHAITSAHNMLAALVDNHLYWGHKPQIDPRRVTWGRVLDVNDRSLRSVVTGLGGKSNGFTREARFDITAASEVMAILCLATDLQDLQQRLGHIKVGRTANKEMVFAKDIQAEGAMTVLLKEALNPNLVQTLEHNPALVHGGPFGNIAHGCSSVVATKAALTLADYVVTEGGFGADLGAEKFFNIKCRRSGLMPACAVVVGTIKALKLHGGAKEKELEQEDLDALRQGLPNLLRHLENVKKFGVPTVVAINQFTSDTKRELELVEQACADHGVKMALANHWAEGGAGAVCLAETVREVIEKEPADFRVLYPDTMPLAEKVRIIAKEIYRAEDVEIPPAVHARFAELEKNGFGHFPICMAKTQYSFSTDPAKKGAPTGFTLPVREVRLAMGAGFVVVITGEMMTMPGLPRVPAAQSIGIDAKGNIVGLF from the coding sequence ATGAGCCATTCTTCCATTAACCTCGACATCGCCAACCGCATCCCCTTGCAACCCATCGCCGAAGTGGCCTGGGAAAAACTCCAACTGGATGCGAGTCAAATCGAATTGTATGGGCGGTATAAGGCCAAAATTCCCTTAGCGTCCCTCCCGCCATTTCCGAACAAGCCGGAGAGTAAGCTTATTTTGGTGACCGCCATGAGTCCGACGACGGCTGGAGAAGGCAAGACCACGACACTCATCGGTCTGGTAGACGGCTTGAATAAGATCGGCAAACGGGCTGTGGCGGCCGTTCGGGAGCCAAGCCTGGGGCCCTGTTTCGGAATGAAGGGCGGCGGATGTGGGGGAGGGCATGCCCAGGTTGTCCCTATGACCGACATCAATTTACATTTCACTGGGGACTTTCATGCGATCACGTCTGCGCACAATATGTTGGCGGCGCTGGTAGACAATCATTTGTATTGGGGGCACAAACCCCAGATTGATCCGCGTCGGGTGACGTGGGGTCGGGTGCTGGATGTGAATGATCGGTCCCTGCGATCCGTGGTCACGGGACTTGGGGGAAAATCCAACGGATTTACCAGAGAAGCCCGGTTTGATATCACCGCAGCTTCGGAGGTCATGGCGATTCTGTGTCTGGCGACCGACCTTCAGGATCTTCAACAACGTCTCGGTCATATTAAAGTGGGGAGAACGGCCAACAAGGAAATGGTTTTTGCGAAAGATATCCAGGCGGAGGGAGCCATGACCGTGTTACTCAAGGAGGCCCTCAATCCCAATCTTGTGCAGACCCTGGAACATAATCCGGCCCTGGTTCATGGCGGTCCGTTTGGGAACATTGCCCATGGATGTAGTTCCGTCGTGGCCACCAAGGCTGCGCTGACTCTCGCGGATTACGTTGTAACCGAAGGAGGGTTTGGCGCCGATCTGGGGGCCGAGAAGTTTTTTAACATTAAATGTCGCCGATCGGGTCTCATGCCGGCATGTGCCGTGGTGGTCGGGACGATTAAGGCATTAAAACTTCATGGTGGAGCCAAGGAAAAAGAACTCGAACAGGAAGATCTGGACGCACTGCGTCAAGGGTTGCCGAATTTATTACGCCATTTGGAAAATGTGAAAAAATTCGGGGTCCCCACGGTTGTAGCCATTAACCAATTTACGAGTGATACCAAACGGGAGTTGGAACTGGTGGAACAGGCGTGCGCGGATCATGGGGTCAAAATGGCTCTGGCGAATCATTGGGCTGAAGGCGGCGCGGGTGCCGTGTGTTTGGCCGAAACCGTTCGTGAGGTCATCGAAAAGGAGCCCGCCGACTTTCGCGTGCTGTATCCTGATACGATGCCGCTGGCAGAAAAAGTGCGAATTATTGCCAAAGAGATTTACCGTGCTGAGGATGTGGAGATTCCGCCGGCTGTCCATGCCCGTTTCGCTGAACTCGAAAAAAACGGGTTCGGGCATTTCCCCATTTGTATGGCGAAGACGCAATACAGCTTTTCCACGGACCCTGCCAAAAAAGGAGCCCCGACCGGATTTACGCTTCCGGTGCGAGAGGTTCGCCTCGCGATGGGCGCAGGATTTGTGGTGGTCATTACCGGGGAGATGATGACGATGCCCGGACTTCCTCGCGTGCCGGCGGCGCAATCGATCGGCATCGACGCAAAAGGGAATATTGTGGGGTTGTTTTAG
- a CDS encoding hemerythrin domain-containing protein, with the protein MATTTIAEFMGHDHDRLDDIFTGFQAFKKQDSQKSRLLFQELLTGLHRHIRWEEEILFPVFEAQAEMVRDHGPTGVMRNEHRQIKDFLEQIQAKVAEGDLTTEEAEEGLLRVLTAHNVKEEKILYPWIDNCVSDKERASLLARMGN; encoded by the coding sequence ATGGCCACCACCACCATTGCGGAGTTTATGGGACATGATCATGACCGCCTGGATGACATATTCACCGGATTTCAAGCATTCAAGAAGCAGGATTCTCAAAAATCCCGATTACTGTTTCAAGAATTGTTAACCGGACTGCACCGGCATATCAGGTGGGAGGAGGAAATTCTTTTTCCGGTCTTTGAGGCTCAAGCGGAAATGGTCAGAGACCATGGGCCGACCGGAGTCATGCGAAATGAGCATCGGCAGATCAAGGACTTTCTGGAACAGATTCAGGCAAAAGTTGCAGAGGGAGACCTTACCACTGAGGAAGCGGAAGAAGGTTTACTTCGGGTGTTAACTGCACACAATGTGAAGGAAGAAAAAATCCTCTATCCGTGGATTGACAATTGCGTCAGCGACAAAGAACGGGCTTCCCTGCTCGCCCGGATGGGAAACTGA
- the uvrB gene encoding excinuclease ABC subunit UvrB, whose translation MQATNTFSLKSDYTPKGDQGNAIAALTDGLEQGLKHQVLLGVTGSGKTFTMANVIVNVQKPTLVVVHNKTLAAQLYQEFKSFFPDNAVEYFVSYYDYYQPEAYIPTTDTYIAKDSAINDTIDQMRHAATTALLQRNDIIIVASVSCIYGLGSPEVYHDMLLYLEPGMEIRRERILAKLVDIQYSRNDLELQRGMFRARGDVIEIYPASSDSNTVRVELFGDEVEALYEIDPLTGQSLRKLPKIAIYPKSHYVIAPDRYEQAITGIETELEERIAYFRRTNQLLEAQRIEQRTRFDLEMIRTMGYCHGIENYSRHLSGRAPGEPPPTLLDYFPKDFLLIVDESHATVPQFGGMYEGDRSRKNTLVEYGFRLPSAMDNRPLKFPEFERCMNQVVYVSATPGPYELKYAGKALVEQIIRPTGLIDPVMDVKPAKGQVEQLLGEIQLRVTKGQRVLVTTLTKRMAEDLTEYYHDQGLKVRYLHSDIKTLERADIIRDLRKGVFDVLVGINLLREGLDLPEVSLVAVLDADKEGFLRGYRALVQTAGRAARHREGTVILYGDVVTDSMRRALDETGRRRTIQLAYNAEHGITPETIKKRIHDLEYQLAEADYVDVSLAAEAVAAYGGEKDLEQNIAALEKDMKAAAKALEFERAAQLRDTLRVLRQKQIQVGI comes from the coding sequence ATGCAAGCGACCAATACCTTTTCTCTCAAATCCGATTACACACCCAAAGGTGATCAAGGGAATGCGATTGCCGCGTTGACTGATGGCTTAGAGCAAGGGCTTAAGCATCAAGTGCTGTTGGGTGTCACGGGTTCGGGGAAAACCTTCACCATGGCCAATGTGATCGTCAATGTGCAAAAACCTACCCTGGTTGTGGTCCACAATAAGACGTTGGCGGCTCAGTTGTATCAGGAGTTTAAATCATTTTTTCCTGACAATGCCGTCGAATATTTTGTGAGCTATTACGACTATTATCAGCCGGAAGCCTATATTCCGACCACGGACACTTATATCGCCAAAGACTCCGCCATCAACGACACCATCGACCAGATGCGCCATGCGGCTACGACGGCGCTCCTGCAACGCAATGACATTATTATTGTGGCATCCGTGTCGTGTATTTATGGTCTGGGATCGCCGGAGGTCTATCACGACATGTTGTTATATCTGGAGCCGGGTATGGAGATTCGCCGGGAGCGCATTCTGGCCAAGCTGGTGGATATTCAATATTCGCGGAATGATCTCGAGTTGCAACGTGGGATGTTTCGGGCGCGGGGGGATGTCATTGAGATCTATCCCGCTTCGTCCGATTCGAATACGGTCCGGGTGGAATTGTTCGGCGACGAAGTGGAAGCCCTGTATGAAATCGATCCGTTGACCGGCCAGTCGTTGCGGAAGCTGCCGAAAATTGCCATCTATCCTAAGAGCCACTATGTGATTGCGCCCGATCGCTATGAACAGGCTATTACCGGCATTGAAACAGAGCTGGAAGAACGTATTGCCTACTTTCGCCGGACCAATCAATTGCTTGAAGCGCAACGGATTGAACAACGGACGAGATTTGACCTGGAGATGATTCGAACGATGGGGTATTGCCATGGGATTGAGAACTATTCCCGTCACCTGAGCGGACGGGCGCCGGGCGAGCCGCCGCCGACCCTGTTGGATTATTTCCCCAAGGATTTTTTGCTGATTGTGGACGAATCGCATGCCACCGTTCCGCAATTTGGCGGGATGTACGAGGGAGACCGTTCACGCAAAAACACCTTGGTCGAGTACGGGTTTCGCTTGCCCTCGGCGATGGATAACCGGCCCCTTAAATTTCCCGAATTTGAAAGGTGCATGAATCAGGTGGTGTATGTCTCCGCCACTCCGGGACCGTATGAACTGAAATATGCCGGCAAGGCGCTGGTTGAGCAGATCATTCGACCCACGGGCCTGATTGACCCCGTGATGGACGTGAAGCCGGCGAAAGGTCAGGTCGAACAGTTGCTCGGGGAAATCCAGCTGCGAGTGACGAAAGGGCAGCGGGTGCTGGTGACGACGTTGACCAAACGCATGGCGGAAGATCTTACCGAGTATTATCACGACCAGGGGTTAAAGGTGCGCTATCTGCATTCTGATATTAAAACGCTTGAGCGGGCCGACATCATCAGGGATTTGCGTAAGGGTGTGTTTGATGTGCTGGTCGGCATTAATTTATTGCGTGAGGGATTGGATTTGCCGGAGGTCAGTCTAGTTGCGGTGCTGGATGCGGATAAGGAAGGTTTCCTCCGGGGATATCGTGCCTTAGTACAGACAGCCGGGCGCGCCGCACGGCATCGCGAAGGCACCGTGATTTTGTATGGCGATGTGGTCACGGATTCGATGCGGAGGGCGTTGGACGAAACCGGCCGCAGACGAACCATTCAATTGGCATACAACGCCGAGCATGGGATCACGCCGGAAACGATCAAAAAACGCATCCACGATTTGGAGTACCAATTGGCGGAAGCCGATTATGTGGATGTATCGTTGGCGGCAGAAGCGGTGGCGGCATACGGGGGCGAAAAAGATTTAGAACAGAATATCGCCGCATTGGAAAAAGATATGAAGGCGGCTGCCAAGGCATTGGAATTCGAACGAGCCGCCCAGTTGCGCGATACCCTTCGTGTTCTCCGCCAAAAGCAGATCCAGGTCGGAATTTAA
- a CDS encoding DUF4321 domain-containing protein: protein MLKKSGSYLLLFIFIGGLLGSILGEILQVVAPQGTVQNIFIQALNLGLDPPVTVNLVLIKFTLGFLLKMNLLTVLGMFLGAYVYKHV from the coding sequence GTGTTAAAAAAGAGTGGAAGCTACTTACTCTTATTTATTTTTATTGGCGGGCTGTTAGGCAGTATTTTAGGGGAAATTCTTCAGGTCGTGGCTCCGCAGGGCACCGTACAAAATATTTTCATTCAGGCATTAAACTTAGGCTTAGACCCGCCCGTGACCGTCAATTTGGTCTTGATCAAATTCACACTCGGGTTCCTCCTGAAAATGAACCTCCTCACCGTGTTGGGCATGTTCCTCGGGGCTTACGTTTATAAACACGTATAG